The Cryptococcus gattii WM276 chromosome F, complete sequence genome segment AGCGAGGAGATGGCTGCTGCCTTCATCAATGTATGAGTTGCATTAGATATCCTCTCTTTTCTACTGACGTAAAGTAGGCATTCCCTTCGCTTCCTTTAACCCCTCTCCAACCCCTTGTGTTCGACTACCGTGGACATGAACTCAAAGCCACTGTCCGCGCAGTCTCTACGCTTGACGGCCAAGACGGTCGAACCGGTATCATTATGGAGGGTACAGAGATCATCTGGGTTAAGGACCCAACTAGCGGCATCAAGCTCAAGAATAGTTCAAAGAGGTAATACTGCTCTTTTGAGATTTTTCAGGCATCAAGCTGATAATGTCCCAGAGGACCTACTAATGCTATTCTTGCTCCCAACTTCAAGTTTGAGGATATGGGTATTGGTGGTCTTGATACCGAGTTTGCTGCCATATTCCGACGAGCATTTGCCAGCCGAATTTTCCCTCCTGGTCTTGTCGAAAAGTTGGGTATTCAACACGTCAAAGGTCAGTTACACTGCTTTTCAAGTGTCCAGCACATTCTCACCATTTTATAGGTATTCTCCTTTATGGCCCTCCCGGTACTGGTAAAACACTTATGGCCAGGCAAATCGGCAAGATGCTCAATGCTCGAGAGCCTAAGGTTGTTAACGGACCGGAAATTTTGAACAAATTTGTCGGTCAGAGTGAAGAGAATATCAGAAAACTGTTCGCGGACGCCGAAAAAGAGCAGAAAGAGAAGGGCGATGAGAGTGGTTTGCACATCATCATATTTGATGAGCTGGACGCCATTTGTAAACAGCGTGGCTCCACTAACAGCGGTACTGGCGTCGGTGACTCCGTTGTCAATCAACTTCTCGCCAAAATGGACGGTGTCGACCAATTGAACAATGTCCTTATTATTGGTATGACCAACCGTATGGACATGATTGATGaagctcttcttcgtccGGGACGATTGGAAGTTCATATCGAAATTTCTTTGCCGgacgaggaaggaaggTTACAGATTCTGAGCATTCACACAACCAAGATGAGGAATAATGGTGTTTTGGCCGATGATGTTGATTTGGCGGAACTTGCGTCCTTGACAAAGAACTTTTCGGGTGCCGAGTTGGGCGGATTAACCAAGAGTGCGACAAGTTTTGCATTCAACAGGCACGTCAAGGTATGCTATGGAATTTTTCTCGCCTCTCTAATCATTGACGCAACTGACCTGATATGAATATAGGTTGGTACGGTTGCGTCATTTGACGATGTTGAGAATATCAAGATTGGCCGAGCGGATTTCATGCACGCCTTGGACGAAGTACAGCCCGCTTTTGGTGTTTCTGAGGAGGAGCTGCAGCAGGTCATCCAGAACGGCATTATTCACTACTCTTCTCGTGTGAACGTGAGTTCCTCGCAACAAATATTGAGGCATGTGTAAACTAACATATTCGACTACCATCTAGGAAATTCTCAACGACGGTCAACTACTTGTGGAACAGGTCAGAAAATCCGAACGCACCCCTCTTGTCTCTGTGCTTCTTCACGGCCCTTCAGGTGCAGGCAAGACCGCTCTCGCAGCTACGATCGCAATGGGGTCCGACTTCCCGTTTATCAAACTAATCTCGCCCGAAACCATGGTTGGCTTCACGGAGTCTCAAAAGATTGCCCAACTGCACAAGGTGTTTGCCGATAGTTACAAGAGTCCTTTAAGTGTAGTCGTCGTTGATAGTTTGGAAAGACTATTGGGTGtgttcttcctttttggTGTTCCGTTAGACCTCGTCGCTTACGTTACATTCCACAGACTGGAATCCTATCGGTCCCAGGTTCTCGAACGGCGTCTTACAAGCCCTTGTAGTCCTGTTCGGCAAACGGCCTCCAAAGGGCCGTCGACTTCTCATCCTTGCTACAACATCCAATCGCTCAATCCTCTCCGATATGGATGTCCTTTCCGCTTTTGATACCGATATTCCTATCCCGCCTATTACTTCTGTTAAACACATCGAACGATGTCTGCGCGATGTCAAGTTATTCTCGTCGAATGAGGAATTACAGCGGGCAGTGGGCATGTTGCGGGATGTCAAGTTTGGTGAAGGAGGGAATGGCGAGTTGATGGTAGGTGTGAAGAAGTTACTATCGATGGCGGAGATGGCCAGACAGGACCCTGATCCTGCGGCCAAATTGGTGGCGAGCCTGATGAGAGAAGTTAGTTAGAGATAGAATTCTGTTGTATCATCCGTAATGTGCAGTGCGCAGATGCCAGCACACATGCAGCACACATGAAATTTGATTATTGTCGGGATCATTGTTATTCCCTGTATATATACTATAGAAAATTGTCTTCCTGACAATCAATATGATGTTCAGCGATCAAACTGCACGTAAGCTTCCCAACGTCCTCTGCCCCGAGCTCTTCTCCCACAATGCAACGGCAGCAGGCTACGTAGCTGTTCGAGGTATTAACGTTATCCTGCAAATTTTGAAGGCGTTCTCACCAGCTCAGAACGAGCCACTGACAGGTGTTTCAGATCGTCACCCATACGAGGGCTGCTCGCCTCTGAGTCTTCTTGTTCTGCGGGGGTGTACATCATCATGACTACCCACCACGTCCTTTGTCCAGTCGCGGTCGGTGTGTCGGAGATCGTGTCATGTTCGTTCGCGTCTTGTTATTATTTAGAAATTGCTATTATCAAATCAATGTGTCATCGTTCCTGAGCTTTCTATCTGAAGGGAATTAGTAGAATATTATATGCAGTTTCCGCCGACATGAAAGGGACAGGAAGTGCCCAAGCGGCGGATAATTTGTCCCGATCTCAGTACGTGTAACTAAAAGGACAATAATCCACCGTGGGAACTCTCATGTTGTTATTGTATTGCTGACCGACCCTCAAGAGACCGACGAGGACGCAAAGTCCGTTCGTTGC includes the following:
- a CDS encoding vesicular-fusion protein sec18, putative (Similar to TIGR gene model, INSD accession AAW44078.1) — encoded protein: MSFFKRSDPNAPAARRAAQGSPAPYQRVPDNASYSFLPPPTQQAPPLRQSPLPSQDHYGRASGIGGGYGAPAHQVAQPTHPGLGSRGASHYSEKSQNEYGYQSQPQKGYPQLSQGGTGRGVFNIAPCPSDALALTNRLVVHPSDFPSDVDFALLRGRFVFSIIRDNTGTLPPGHVGPSKFIRQWVGLSAVGETVDIEPYHPGNGEWASTAEVEVGFRLKRKETQDLFDSEEMAAAFINAFPSLPLTPLQPLVFDYRGHELKATVRAVSTLDGQDGRTGIIMEGTEIIWVKDPTSGIKLKNSSKRGPTNAILAPNFKFEDMGIGGLDTEFAAIFRRAFASRIFPPGLVEKLGIQHVKGILLYGPPGTGKTLMARQIGKMLNAREPKVVNGPEILNKFVGQSEENIRKLFADAEKEQKEKGDESGLHIIIFDELDAICKQRGSTNSGTGVGDSVVNQLLAKMDGVDQLNNVLIIGMTNRMDMIDEALLRPGRLEVHIEISLPDEEGRLQILSIHTTKMRNNGVLADDVDLAELASLTKNFSGAELGGLTKSATSFAFNRHVKVGTVASFDDVENIKIGRADFMHALDEVQPAFGVSEEELQQVIQNGIIHYSSRVNEILNDGQLLVEQVRKSERTPLVSVLLHGPSGAGKTALAATIAMGSDFPFIKLISPETMVGFTESQKIAQLHKVFADSYKSPLSVVVVDSLERLLDWNPIGPRFSNGVLQALVVLFGKRPPKGRRLLILATTSNRSILSDMDVLSAFDTDIPIPPITSVKHIERCLRDVKLFSSNEELQRAVGMLRDVKFGEGGNGELMVGVKKLLSMAEMARQDPDPAAKLVASLMREVS